The window AAGAGGTCAAGTGCTGGATAAGCCAAAGAGAACAGCAGAcgaaatatataatgtaagttgtttgtttgtttgtaaactctttatttcacataaaataacaaattaaaaacaatcattggtttttaaagaatatacaCAATGGTAGACTTAACTCAAATGAGATTCCTTCCAGTCAATCAAAATGAAAAGTACAATGGATTTTTCATTGTaccacatatttataaataaattattaacaaaagaaTTAACACCTGTTAGAAGCCAAACTTATTAAGACGAATTGTGTAATAAGTTTGGCTTGCATTCATCACGGGTATGCTATTTTTCGGTATCGATCTTTTCTGCTTGTATGTCAATAGATGCAAAAAATACCAAAACTTATGTTACGTATGCGTTCTTTCGTTTAGACGTCTGTCAAAgtgttcattttaatttattgtaaatataaataattgattttaatatttaccctgtggttaccggcaccaatacaataaagaatacgaccactccatctctttcccatggatgtcgtaaaaggcgactaagggataggcttacaaacttgggattcttttttaaggcgatgggctagcaacctgtcactatttaaatctcaattctatcattaagccaaatagctgaacgtagccattcagtcttttcaagactattggctctgtctaccccgcaatggatatagacgtgatgtatatatatgtataaataattgaaaataaaaaaatagttgtaAATGCACAGCTGTCCCCGGAGTATGGCACGCGTGACGCCCATTTAATCGCGCGTAAAACTTTCGCTGACCCGttgttgtatgttttattataataaagggtatggtcttaaatttattttctttttctaggTAATGAGAGCGTGTTGGAGGCACGCGCCCGAAGACAGACCTTCGTTCCGTATGCTCAAAGAAGAGTTGGCTGGCGTCGCGCAAAACGTGCTGGCCGATTGACTGCGTCTACTGCTGCAGCTGCTGCACCAGCCCGACCGCAACGACAAGTCTGCCGACAAAACTGTCACAAACAAATCCGTGGAAAAGTCCGCCGATAAATCTGAACGCCCCGACCCCGCCGCTACGCTGCCGAGAGTACGCCGGGTTCACGCTTCGCCAGTATGAACAAGGGTTTGACATTTTCactatagatattttttttccagatTTATTGTCATCGTATTAGATATCGATTGCTTATGAAATGTATGGACTATAAATTgtggatttatttatgtatagtgAAAAACGAGCAATAGCGTGATTCCATAACATCGTTTCGCAATGTGCTTTCTCAAAATCTATCCAAAGTGATTTAGTTATTAACTTAACCTTCCATAGATATTTGCGATTCGattaatagtaattttttatttacgtttttatttaatgtaaagattctgtataatttgataataaagAAATGGGGATAGATGGTTTTTTGAAATGATACTTCGTCAAAAGAATTCCTGTTAGTTCAAAAATCACTTGTTTTTGTCTTGCTGGACCACTTGTATCATTAGTCTCTCCACTGTTAAAACCCTTCAACCAACAATATTTTCTCATAAATTACTACGATTGAAAAACGTGTAACAAAACAGTGTTGTATGTAATCACTAAAGTTTCATTGTTAATTTTCTGTCTCAATTTGCGAATCGTAAATCTCTGAGGGAGCTGTAAATTTGATGGGTTTAGTAACCGATTATATTACTACAGactaaaataacttataattcACGATTGTTGACCAGAAAGCCTTATCTCCCTTCCTTTTCTGTTTTGGGTTAGGCTTAGATATGGGGAGAGGGAAGGCATGAAATGCTTTGTAAACATTAGTGATTAGCCCTGCTGGACTCTTGTGCCTAATAACAGTGCTAAATTTGAGAACCACAATATGCTTTCGAGTAAGTTAAGCTTTAACACAGGGTCTTTAAAGCATTTGTAAGCGTGTATATTACTACACCGTGACTGTGGTCGGCGAAACGCAGCAAGAGTGGAATAAAGCTTGGAATTGATTAGAATgttgtaaatattatctatCAGTTCTCTGTAGGTAACGAAAGTGGAATCTGTTGTCCTGGGCGCctcaatataattaaatttgactCATATTAATTGAACTAAATACATATCGAAAATGATTCTGGACTGCAAAAGAAAAAGCACAAAATGTACCAACATGTCATTCATGTGGTCAAAACTTTAGAATATGACAAAACATTCCAAAAATTTGGTTTGCAGTACATCGAAACATTGACAATAATAACATTCCGATTCATGGGCGAATTTAAATgccgcaataaaaaataactacattGTTTGATCTCAGAGCTGTGAAATGACATACTTTGTttggatattttaaatataaattaacaaatgaGCAGGTCTCTGCTACATTCACCTACATATCTAGTCTCTCCGCAATTCTAGTTTCTTTAATCAAGAGAAACTTTATACAGGAAGATAAGACATGATATTATTAGCGCAATAAATACATCATAAGATATCATTTTTTTCATCTTCATATCATGTagtataagtatgtaaataaattgtattattgatacaaaaataacaaagttaAGAAATCTTATGCATACCGAATTTTACAAGAATatccaaattaatttttatccgCTGTCTTGTCACTGCTTTTgaatttatagattttaacaagaaagaaaataacaaattccATCCTTATATTTATCTTGCTGCACGAATAGCCCCAATATGATAgccattttatttctataagaTGTAGAAATAAAATGGCTATAAAATTGGGGGCTATTCGAtatctcatataaatatttgggCACACAAATAAGCTCTTGTCATTTAACCCTCATAGGAAGTCCACCAAAACGCAGGATAATCTCATGGTTTAATTCCTTTGAATCAAACGTATAATACGGCCCTAAACAGTAAAAGAACCtagtcaaattttataaaataatattttatctcttgacatcattaaaacatttttttgtatattggaATTAAAGATTTGACTGATGGGAACATAATTAATCTAACATTCTGTTTGAAAAAGCAGTGACAATGTTAAAATGTGCCAATAAATTTCTGAAGACATTGTATAATTTTAGGCATTGACTGAATATTAAATTGAACTaatttgttaccgcttttGTTAATTCGCATTGAAAATtcgttttaaaaaagtattaaggaatatttatatagtttccAATTTGTTTATGTCGATTATGTTGTAAATGTCTTTCGTTGTGATACATATTGAGTGCTTAGTAATATGTAGttactaagtatttattagtaaTAATAGTAAGAGACTATAGTTTGATACTGTGACATGGTAAGTTATAATCCTTTACATACAACACCCTAAACAGTACAATATACATCTATTGAAAAGGTGTGCTTTGCCAATTATATGAATATCATGTTCAAATAAGTAATGTAATTTGCTTCAAATATTGTACAGCAACTATTACTTTgtataactgttttgtaaaattattaagccaagtaaaaacaattataatatagacattgttttatttacactttTGGACCAAAATATTATCTTGGATATTTCAGGTAGTtctaattgaattttttacaGCTGATATCCTAAAATGggttgcaaataaaaaagataaaaattgcTGCATAACAtctattgttatatattttcttatatactacatatgtttacattttaattaaataatatattatctatGCAATATGTATTTACTCTGTTAAGAGTTAAATCAGAACAACTTTTGCAGATGAACACattgttaataaaacagaCTAGGTACTAAGTAAGGAATGAAAATGCAATGCAATGCAATCTATATTAAGATGcgtaaacttaaatttaataataaactgtaGAACAAAATTTACTTACCTAAACATTAAGATATACCCTGTGTAATAAGGtttaatcattaaatattCAACAGGTACAAAGGTATACATTTTGGTAGAATCCATGGCTTAAAGCAGTTTAAATAGTCattaatctaaaaataaacaaaatattttcggtAACAGATGAAAAACTGTCAACTAGTTTGGTTGAACCATTTTATAATCTGCTTTAGTCATCTTAATAAAATCAGTGGAATGTTGGCTGCTGGAATGACCAATTTTAAACATGCTTACctacgtatatttttattaaactcataattttttttcctacataaaaaatacctattttgactaaaataataatctcaaaattaaatgttgcATTTATGGCAAAAAAGTTAGTATAGACGAGTTCGAGTTATAGTCGAGTAGAAGttatttaagttataatatataactgTGCTAACATAGtcttatacttacatataataacgtctatataccttgtggggtagaaagagccaacagtattatacatttttaaaataaatgtcatttacaaaaattaagcACTTTCATATGACAGTTCTTTAAAGGGCTACTTATAGAAAGTTATCAAGTAggagaattaataaaattccaaatatttaaaaaaattccttGTTAAGGGTTGATggatatttacaaataaattatcaacctgtttataaagtttttgaaGTTCCAATAATATAATAGCAGATTTTGTTCAGCTGTGTAACTCTTGAGTAAATGTTATGTAAAGCATAGTTTATTCTGACTAACCACAGCAATAAAACTGTTCCCTAAATAATGTTTCATACGTAGttacatttacattaaaagtttagtccttaataataaataaatacattatttttttaaattatttacatgtcCGTTGGCAGGATGTCCGGTATCAAGTACTGGCATAGATCCATTTCAGAATTAACGAAGGTAACTTTACCAGCTGTATTTTCATCTAACCTGAAATGTAATGATTTTAATCTGGTTAAGATGCAAATATACACAAAACGTACCACTTTCTCAGACGGATatgcagaaactacatctttatACAATCctcacatattttatttgcttcaTACGCAATCATAACTCGAAACTAAAGAAGCATATTGGATGATAGATGGTAATAACAATTTGATATGGTTTTGTTAATTGCCTAATAATTGAGTGATGAATAGGTGATTATTGTGGAGTATTAATTGATACACTGTACAAATACCAAAAAAGGTTAACAcaacaaagtttatttgttgtgtCCACAATAATCTTCagctaaataatttaaagacaaTTAGGAACTTAATGTGCCTAATCATTAGTGACATATTGTTAGGACTAAGAAGTTTAACAAAGCACAAAAGGGATTTCTGGAAATATCTAACATATAATGACATCACACATACCATCCTTTTATCACAGCCCAGCATCCAGAGAAAAAAGTTGGAGCATTGATGATAAGACAAACACCAAGCCTTTCTGGATAATGCCTGCTGAGGAGccaaataagatttttcaggACTTGGTAGTCCATGCAAGAAAgagtgaatttatttaaatcaaacaCAATGCACAAATTGTCAACTACTTCCTCAAAACATCTCTTGCTGGCATCTTCCTGGAAATAAAGTTCACCAtattagttttctttttcaacTATACCAAAATTGCTGATATAGATAGTTTTGCTATTAAGTTGAGAATGTCTTTGGGCAAGAGGGAAGCTTATGGTAGGTGTGATTCACATTTTAATGGAGCACAGAAGACAGCATTTTCCAAGCCTATGTATTTGCATTCTGCTAAATAAACCAATGCTTGGTACAAGCAAGTAAATTCCTAGttacattttacaaatatttacctAATTATGTCTGATACTTACcaaacaataaacaataaattttgtaagttCATCAATATTTCTATCACTAGAGCTGTGATTTTTAGCAGGAATGTAGATGATGGGCCGGCCAATTATGTCTCTGTGTCTTAATACTCTTGCTttatctgcatacttctctATTAGCTCTTTGTCATTGTGTAGCTCGGACACTCCATATTCAACACGCCACttgtttgttttcaaaatagcCTACAAAAATTGGAACACATTTTTTAGGAAcggaattaattattatatcagTTTAGAGTACATACCTGCTCACAGCCttaactattaattttatatttgttgatCTTGTACATATTGTcaatacaaaataactatattctGGCGGATTTCTTATCATGATACAAGAATTTAATCTCAGCCAACTTACATCACgagataatgaataaatgcCATCGATCCAAGCAAGGAACACtgagttatatatatattatcgtAATCATTATCAACACTGTCATCAAGGAAAATCAATAGTTACTGACCAAGTAACATATGGTCGTTTTTATGTTGCCTACCTGAAATGCTTGGTCAACAGTTTTGAATGCCCTGAGATATCTTCGTAGTGAAAACTCGTTATGGAACTGTTCTGGATCTGCACTCACTATCAAACTCATCCTTTCCTTTAGCTGTTTCAAATGATCTTCATTCACTAACTTTGGTTCTTCCGCCATTATTTCCATTCCACGTTCAAcgattacaataataaaattgattagaTACCTATTCAAAAACTGAATATATCGTaaaactacataaaattaaatttataaataaaacacttcaGTCAACGTACGACTGTGACAAATTTTGTTTGAtacaatacaaacaaatatcatTATCAAATAGGTAGGGCGTAGACTTAACGAGAATGACAATATCGATAACCAAAATTTATTCAGACATATAAAGAGAAAGTACTGAATGTCGATATTTTGAATGTTTGATCATCTGAtctaatttcaataaataatttatcataaaaaaatcctttgtTTTCGATGACATTTCTCGTTATCTTAGAAAGTATTTACGGATTCACTTTGTACTATGtcttatcttttctttttattttactcagTGGTTAACGTCAAATATAGAGAGAGGGTTTATAAGACATGTCTTGTCAATATTCGTGAATAATGCCtgacataggtaggtactctttagctaacaacatacatacatacatacatataatcacgtctatatcccttgcggggtagacagagccaacagtcttgtaaagactaacaggccacgtttagctgtttggctttaagatggaattgagattcaaatagtgacaggttgctagcccatcgcctaaaagaagaatcccaaatttataagcctaccccttagtcgccttttacgacatccatgggaaagagatggagtgttcctattcttttttctactggagccgggaaccacacggcaaacaaatattgtgtttatgttttagctaacaaatattgttttttgatttttcagGACACTATTTACTAATTTGACACGATGTCTGACATTTTGTTTCAAAAGTGGCAGATGACTTAGTAATGACATCTCATTTGGCTGTCATGTAGTGTTGCCAAACTATCGATACTTTTACTATTGATAGTTGACCTTGAAAATCATCTACCCTAGCGATAGCTCACTTTGGAATAAAAGTATTGATAAACTACAATACTATCAAAAGTACCGATACTATCGACGATAGTAACGATAATCGATACTATTGACACTCAATAATACTATTGATACTATCGACAGTATTGAAGCTCAATATCGAAAGTACTTTCGATATTATTGATTTCGATACGATTGCTGCTGAGTATTGCATTACAGTCGATATCATCGATACTGAAGTATTTACTCAACTATCGATACATTATCGATCGGCAACACTATTGTCATATGTCAATTGTCAAACTAAACTACTAGATAGCAGGTAACCTCGAGCTTTTACAGTTTTACTCCTCGGAGATGATGCCGAGATTATATACCTTTAGAGACGGAATTAATCctgtccttttttttttttgcgcgGAGCCCTTCGATCAACTATAAACAACGCGGAGCCCAAATAATAACGTTATACCACCTGTTCTTAATATGCAGACatgattcgggctcgaccgccaccaaagggaagatcttccgccaggcttgGTGTTATGCCTGGTGAACCGCGGCTTCAACGATCTTTTGTCGGAAGTAGTAGGTAGTTGTGccccaatccgtgaaatcttagcttgcgcgatttagactcttcgttGATAACGTCGCGTGATTGGCTGTTGTGATTtatggcgtagagatgtcgcaaCAAATACTTGACATTGTACTTAACTATAATAAAACGCCTTtgatacctctttttttcatacaaacagacctatttttttttagaatgaaAGGATATTCCCTTCTTGGTTCCATGccgtacatatatatgtactcaATTAAATTGGTACCAGCTTATTTGTACTCGTAAAATATGTAGCTTGCTTGCTTGTTTGGACATAAATAAGTTCAGATATAATAGTAGTATATACGATGATAGTGGTAAAGGAATAGTATGTGGCTTGTTAAGTTTGAAGTGaaggataaataaatgaacatcAGTTTTCATGATTTATTAGCCTGCCTTGAATATATTTACTCCCACAATCGTCCCCAAATAGGCGACAATTATTATGTCAAAAGACCAATAACGTCGAAGGCTGGCAGATGCGGCACTACATTCCTGAATTCCGCCACACTGCAGCAGAAAGAGTAGCCGAGGTCAATGCGGTCCGGTTGCCAGTTTAACCAGTTGAACGCATTGTTGTTGCGACAACGATCCGTGCAGAAAGTGAGGGCACGGACCTCGGCTTCAGTGTAGTAAGGGTTGTTGATGCTGACGAAAGCCGTACCGAGACGGCGAGACGCGTCGTACACAACCtacaaaagttaatttaactgttaggtattacctaataaaaaatagggcTTGTACTGGTGTTACAttagtcttcttcctcctgtcgTTGATCCTTGTTACGTCCTCACAGTCAGGATTTTACGCAAAGCTACTCCcgtttgacctccgcaacctttacaggagcatctaactcatattggatcatggtaaaagctgcactgGATGAATGGGCCTATTTcctaagtcaccttttacgacatctttataaaagaaaagtgttcctattctattAACACTACACGGCATCTGAATTTAGGTattgtatgtacaaaatatagtaggaagtaaaattttgtattaacttGCAGTTATTGTTAGTGTTCGATTCGAGTTTCTTTCGAAGTTCTTCTCATTTTATGAGCGCcgaaattcatttaaattccAATTCTTCGCGTGTAGGACCAAGATCATTAAGTTGAACACTAATACTAGGTATAATTGTAGatttgataaaacaaattatcttACCTTATAGTAGTACAATGGAACCGGAAGTTGTGGGTTGTTATTAGCATCCCGATGAAGGTAGATTTCCACCAGTCGGTTGTTCTGGTCGCGTAGCTGGCTCACGCCGAAGGTCCCCGTGTAGATAGTGGTGTGATAGCCGGCTGCTCCAATACGTGCACGAAGATtctggtaaaaaaatattgttaacttttttctgcctgcaatttttaatttattttatttttcattattttcgttTTGAGTTTTGAGAGATTTTGTAGTAGGCTGTAGTGTTTACGGATTATATGCATTTAGATCTATTTCTAGTTGTTCGCCCCGAACTAAGACATCACGAGCACTTACTTGTATTCGATTTTTTTCCCCTGTGaacttcaaaattttattgacagaACTAACCAACATACCTTATAGTTACAACAAAATCAGACCAGTCGAAAATGTATGCGTTACAAACAtagttacctacatacaaaaaaagcaTTTTCGCCTCAAGTAAATTGGTACACCACACTCAGTTCGCTTGCTTGGTCAATTATTCTAGTTTTGTTCCGCACATTACATTTTGCAAGTAGATCATCGAGTTATATCTGTAATACCAATTTTAACTCGTAGGGTACGCGCTACGACAGTCATAGTAGAACAGAGCTTGTCGTGG is drawn from Amyelois transitella isolate CPQ chromosome 6, ilAmyTran1.1, whole genome shotgun sequence and contains these coding sequences:
- the LOC106131393 gene encoding uncharacterized protein LOC106131393; translated protein: MEIMAEEPKLVNEDHLKQLKERMSLIVSADPEQFHNEFSLRRYLRAFKTVDQAFQAILKTNKWRVEYGVSELHNDKELIEKYADKARVLRHRDIIGRPIIYIPAKNHSSSDRNIDELTKFIVYCLEDASKRCFEEVVDNLCIVFDLNKFTLSCMDYQVLKNLIWLLSRHYPERLGVCLIINAPTFFSGCWAVIKGWLDENTAGKVTFVNSEMDLCQYLIPDILPTDM